The region ATcgcctgaaataaaaataatgacaagTAAGTAAATGAACTGAACtacttacataatattaaatgactaaactgcaaaacgtaactCAAGAcccaaaaaagtaagacaatgttgccactgcaataaattgttggtaaaatagtaaattccttttgataaataatcacgctaagatatataatttatttattacttttattagtaattttactcctacgatttaaaaaagtaattttaatatattaatacaagtaatacaagacgcgctagtaaaaagtggcaacattttctgtttttttttggtcttgaattacgttttgcagtataggtACGGTTTTTAGTAATTACCTTAAAGGATTTTCTAAACTTTGACGACACGAGACTAAACATAATGGGGTTTAAGACGACGCTTAGCCAACAATTGAAGTTGCTCACACGCCATGCTACACTCCACCACTAAAACGAAAGTGACATTTATTTACTACTATCGATATTAATTTGATAACATACTATATTAAAGGTACTAAAAGGTAAGGTGGAATAAAAACCTCAGCGATATTGAGGAGCTGTTGCATGTTTAGTACACAAAGCAGCACTCGTTGTACAAAAAACGGCAACCAGCAAACGATGAACGATGCCGTCATAGCTACTGGAATCAAAGACAAAAACAAATATACAAAGTTACCATTTGGTATTTAGTTTCCCATAACAATCATTGGCGATCAAAAGACTTTAGTTGGAAGGTATTGTGGTATACAAGAAACTGAATGTGAGTGACGAGTCAAAGCACAGATCATTATAAGGGCATttccatttaaagttgtaccctcGAGTTTTTCGCATGTCCCCTTACATTTTTTGCGATTTACTCTTAAGACGAATTTTTTAACGGGGCAAATGATGTTTTTTcttgaaatatattatatagacaCATCATTTATGAAGTTTAATGCACAATAAATCAATTTTTTCTTACTTATAATCGGGTTTTTAGATACGATAAAGTCACCCCGTAGTACTGTCCCCTTCACCGACTTCAATTTTTGATGGAgttttacacatattttttctatGAAGGCAACACCAAGTAATGCATTCCTGCGGGCTCatcacggttccatttttatcgactatcactatgcgcgtccctttcgcacttacatacttgttagaacgtgacaggcatggtgacaagggataaaaacgcgacggtgctaagccgcctggcaTAGTTTAAATGTTGAAAAATGTGTTATTGATGAAAAAGAGCTTTAAAAACATCAATAATAGGGTTTAATTTCGATAAAAACGTTGTCCCCGCGAAATCGTGAAATGGACATAGTCCGGGTTGGTTACGCAGTTTTCGCTACTTAGCGAAATactttttaccaacattttagCTTTTTTCTCATCCTGGTAACCCTGTGACCATAGATAAAGCttgtttaaacgtcaaatttgatttAAAACAGTCAATTCGCAACCTCCAAGGCATGCTGGTGTGTGACCTGTAAGTTTACTCAatgttttgtccgttttattcaACTGTTTATGCAGCTTGAACCTTAAGTAACTAAAACACtatttatatacaataaaaccATGTTTCATATAGTTATTTGTCAAGTAAATAAGTTGAACATTGCGGTtagttttgtattattttgaaTAGATTTAATTCTCGATCAGACAAATCGTCACGTCCGTTTGGTTACAATTTGAAGCGTAACATATAGCCGGACTAGAAAAATGTAACCAAACGGACACGGTAAAGTCGCACACACATTGAGTATATAGTTTTTACCGTGACTTTgtctatacttatttaattcatgtgcaattaataagtcatattttattaagtaatatTGAGTTTCTTATGTTTAAAACTCTATCTACTGATTTTAGTACATATTTTGTAGTCCTTTTTTATTCACTGAGTATTTGTGTAAATTTTTGATCATTGTGATCTCgtctttactttgtccattaagttaCATGGGTGTCCATTTGGAAATGTCCCCTTGAtttcaaaagtatttattattatttattcaaagtttataagctaaaatattactttattttGACAATAATCACATGTTTTGTTAATTCTAATGATTGTTATTCGTCACATGGCAGTAATGCCAATAACTATTTAATAAACCTAAAAATAACGTACGATTTGGGGCCACCTCGTAACCAAACCACCTAAAATTCCCTTTTATGAAAAATGTTTGCTCAAAATTGGTCAATGATAATTGTTTTTAGGttgtttattaacattattatgctttaaacataaaaacattTGGTTCAAGTATGTATTTTACTCACTATATCAAAAACCATTTGTAACCAAACGGACCGCAAAAAACCTCCCTcatcctattaaatattaattttaactggTTTATGCTAAAAATATGACGATTCTCTTTTGTGTTTCATAAACTAGAATATATTTACTCatagaattacataaaaaagtaccaaataatcaaaattatattttcaacTCGTCAAGTGAGTcatggtacaactttaaatggaaATGCCCATAAACCTCAGAAAAAATAGCGGAATAAATAATCTAAgatcaaaaaattttatttcttaatttttgcatttaccccccaaaagtggcccccatgttaaaaaatcatttgtttacgttacatgtccgtctttgggtcacaagcTTACATGTGtcgtaccaaatttcaacttaattggtccagtagttcggAGAAAACAGGCTGTgacggatggacagacagacagacagacgcacgagtgatcctataagggttccgttttttccttttgaggtacggaactctaaaagtatggaaccctcggtgggcgactccgactcgcacttgtctggttttttttaatgagcAATGAGTTTTTGAACATCgatgaatattataaatatctgtgtcggactgttttgcttttcgggctaattgatatcagatAATTTAATTACCATTTAGATTTTAAAATTCCGTTACAATTGGTTATGTTTTGGAGGAGGGGACAGTCGATTCTGAAACCTCGATTACGAGATTTTTAGGCAGGATTTTTCGCTTAAGATGCAATTGTCCTTGTCGCACCAATTTTAGGAGCCGTCCCCGTTAGCGTGACGGATATATTCACCTAAAATTCTCAAATCTGAGAAGGGGCTTACCTAGCAATGCacgcacgagaactttccaaagttgcgaaactttccacatgagaatttctcggtaacttctgagaatgttctcgagaacgagaatttatttatttatcgtagtttataccatgaatattcacgatagtttaggtgtagtatccttacccccagaaaattccgacttttggtctaccgcttccggtcagaaaaatgtatgacggcccggccaaacggtcagacctaggtggggggtgctcgaccaaatgagggcccagacaaaacaaactgcattaaaaaaatcaaaatggccgacttttatttttttattttttcaagttggtccgagcgcgctgagatttggcatggcgggagatagaggcctctagattcctatgacaaaaattttttttggaaaaatccaagatggcggaacaataaatttccatgttgcagaatgttctgagaacattctcgagaacgtttccgccttttgggaatgttctgcaatttgtacattgctaggcTTACCTCCCTTATCCTCTAATGTGCCAATTCATCGCATAGCGTCGGGAATAGTGCAATACCGCGCAACTTTATGAATTCGAAAGAGTTCGAAATTCAAACTAATACGAGTATGTACAAGGTAATTGGACCTTACTGCATTTTTGTTACGCGGTACGATGCACTTTCCCCGACGATAGGTAACAATTCGCAGAACTTACCCACAACGTTATTAATTTTTCCTCTGGGATCATGATAGTTAAAAACCTTATCTCTTGAACTTTTTCTCCGTTTACAGTTGACTTTTAGCATAATAGACATATAGACGAAAGTCATTATTATAAGCGGTATAACAAATGAAACAATCGCTTGTGCGCCGTTTACAACACGAACCCGCAGAGTTGGGATCGCATGACACACCCAGGTCTCTCGGACCTTCCAAGCATCGACGTCGAGAGTGTCAAAGACCGCCTCGGCGATCGAAACCAACCATAGAATCACAATTATCTTCACCACTCTGCGACAGTCGGGATTAGTTTTTACCTTCAACGGATGGCAAATTGCAATATACCTCTCAATAGATATTGCAGTCATAATTAATATGCCACCATTCCATAAGCAGAGGATAGAAAACCACTGCACTCGACATGTGAATTGACTATGTACATACGTGGAAACAAGATTCTCCAAAATTTCTTCCAGCATCGTAAACGTGAGTGCTAAGTCGGATACGGCTAAGTTCAGCAAATAATAATTAGTCACTGTATGCATTGATTTGTCGTAGTAAATTACAAAGCAAGTTATCAGGTTACCGATCAGACTGACTATGAAGAAGACGCACAAGAAAATGGCAAAAGGAAATTTTGTATTATCACGCACCATAGCTATTTCTAAAAAATCGAGCCAAATTTTCACCGTGTCATTCGAGACTTCCGAAAAGTCAGCCATAGTTGTTAGTGTTTATTTAGATGGGTGTTTATTTAACGTATTATGGATTTGTTACCATAACATCTAATGAATATGACCAGACACTACGAATGACAAAATGCTAATGAGTAGTTCCACCTCCTACTAATCTACTTGCTTACCCAAAGTAAACTTACTTAGTATAGATGTGTTTACTGTTTACCCACATTAATAAGCCGATTTAAAAAAGGTGCTAACAACCATGCTTACATTGAGATAAGAAAACAACCTTTAAGGGAGTCGGGTCGGGATATGCGACAGAGATGGTTTCAAAAAGGTGGAGTATTGAAAAACAGAAATTTTCATGGTGTCATTTGAGACTTCCGAAAAGGAAAAGTGTTTATTTAATGTATTTGGGTCCTCCAAGGGGCCCCTTTTTTATGCGTCCGGGGGGAAAAGTTAACCGAAGCATTAAAAAATCAGACCGCGATCTTTTTTTTCATTACTTCACCACGTATTCTAAGTATTCTAACTGCTGGGGCACAATTTCTTTTTTGTTTAatgatacaaaaatacaaatacaaaatagtttatttGGTTTTAACAcatgatacctacacaaaacatAAAAGGCTGGAATCTTCCATTATCCCATTAAGTATAATCATATAAAAGTACTAGGACTAAAACTGAATACCTTGTAGGTATTTAAGGCGGGAAAGAGTCCGGAGAGGATACTTGACGTATTTTTAAACGGATTACCTGTTCGAAGGGTGCAGCAGTTTAAATACCTCGGACATATCCTAACCGAAAACCTGAAGGACGACAAAGACATCGAGCGAGAGAGAAGAGCCTTATCAGTGAGGTGCAACATGCTGGCGCGCAGGTTTGGCGGATGCTCCGACGAGGTCAAAGTGACGCTCTTTAGAGCATACTGTCAAAGCTTTTACACGGGGCAACTTTGGACCAACTTCACCAGGAAAGCAATTAACACCTTAAGGGTTCAATATAACGACGCCTTTAGAATCCTGATGAAATTGCCAAGGTGGTGTAGTGCGTCGAGTATGTTTGCGGAGGCTCGTGTCCCCGATTTCTTTGCCGTAATTCGGTCCAGAGTAGCGTCCTTTGGAGTAGGCTGCGCAGCTCTGAGAACTGTATCCTTGTCATAATTAGTGAGGATCTGAACAGTCCAATCTGTAAGTTTTGCCTGTCTCTGCATCAAGATGCGAACCgaaaaattttttattttaaattgtagttatattttattttaaattgaaatttaaaaagaaaattaatttttggtttttagacttttatatcattttaaattttataggtaattctttgttttatatgggtgcttgcctgaaataaaatcaatgtatttattatttttttatttataaacaattatttaaaaaatttgcAAAAGGCCGAAAGATCAATACCCTGGCGCGTCTATATCCCCTTTTTTGAACAATCTACACCGAAAACGCGAAGTTGCTTTCGATGTATTACCTAATACATCAAAAAAAGTTGAATTGTTAGCAGATTagttaatgaattgataaaaaatatggtccctgttttgttttaaattacaataaaagaTGTGTCCAGAGCTTCACTATCATTCCAGTACTTCAGGGTTTTACGGTTGCTTGGGTCACCGAACTtaccgacaaaatcgcaattttcttattttcgcttcacttatttattttactatattacaaaacgataagtcgtatcgttttgttaggggcgTTTTGCGAGTGTAGTACGACTATCGGGCTTTGACTATAATTTCTGACTTATGTGagttgctttaatgcaatgggtcccatatagacttTCGATCCTAAAAACAGACCTGGATTATATAAGGTGCTACtttattagttgcagatattttaacagatgatactttactttaaaacaattaactttaaatagaaattaagaatatttaatgatattttttgttttaatttaccctttaaaaaataattataaggaAAACTGCAAAAGGTTATTAGGATAAAGTGGCCGGACAGTTAGGTGTTAGGTAAAATAGGTACTAGAATTTGTTCAATGAATCCACATTTAATAATCACATTAACAGGGTGTCTTTACGTAGTAAATTAGTTTTtcagttttctccaaaaaacatcgtaaaagctataatgtgtcatacttaaatatactccaggaaccgagtactatcagctgtataaatatctgcaactaataaaGTAGCACACCTTATATAACTATCATATTTCAAATGTTGCACCTGTGTGAccggtaaaatatattttagcaaTAAAtaaactgaactgaactgatattattaataaaaatttgtcATCAAGCTTATACTGAAGACATGAATTTCTTTCTTACCATATATGCCAGACTGTTTGATGGACTTATTTACGTTAAGAAATTAAATCATAGTACaggaaatgtatgtattttattcataagaacaaagaaacaaataaacataataaaacttaaaaacctaCAGATAAAAAAATTGGTCCAGATTGCCGTCAACGGGCAAGGTGCCCAGGAGGTTGGCcgtatttccccgctgtatggcgataTTAAATACGCTGGGCGAAATAGTGACGgtctttgtacagtcgacgcgcACTTGGCCCCCATGGCCCCAATGTTTCGACACCAAATTAATTCCCTAACTACATCTAATCCTGCGAAATGGATGTTATTTGGATAGAACATATGAGGGTTTGAAAATAAGACGAAACGGTTCGAGAAAAGATAGATAGTGTCCCGCCTTtatttgctcgtcttggcggcgGCATTGCCGTGCCTCCAGACAACGTTATTAACGATTGTAAGACACACTAATTAGAGGATTTTGGTTGCTGGAAatggaataaataaaaaccACCAAATAGAACATTGGCACTTTtagttaattaaaatttaattaattacgtCTTGAAGTTGTGGACCATAGTAAAGTTGTAGTAGGTACTGGACTATAGTTGGGTGATTTTACCGCAGGTACTCTGAAGTATTCCATGCCCAATTGCGCACCTATAAATTTTTAGCTTGTTTAGACAGGAAATATGTTTGTTTCCATTAAAGGCTGCTGAAAGAGCAGGATGGCAACTAACCAATGACATAAATACTATTGCTTTTTCATATAGGTACAGACGAATAACCGTGCAAAGTTGCAAACACTATTCTTATAGCAAAAATATAGAATATGCAAATTTGCTTACAATAATTGTTCATTAACTTATGACTAAATATTAACTAGGTCCTATCAGAATTAATTTacacttattaaaaatataaagaagCTGTAAGCTGTAATGATTTGTTCATGTAGCATGTATAGCATgcccgatttctaagatcaagttcgccatacatttactatggcgtacctacctactcgatCTTAACAAAACGGACAGATTATACATAGTAGCACAaaagcacatttttctctctctGTTCATAAGCACTTACAATTTaaagcaaataatttatttaagcaATTTATTTCTACAATCAACACAACAACTAAACACCCCTAGATAATAGATGTGGCACCAATAATGAAACATAAAcaagaataagtaggtacctatttaacatAAGTTTTTATACACTGCAAGCATTGTATCATAAAAGAAAGTCATGGAACTGCTTAAGTTTGACATTGCATTAATTTCTATCTGTTTTAAAAGAAATGGTGCCATaccatataatattataatataatatgtattaagaCTGCATTAGTACCTATACTATAATTGTAAGaaacctgaaaaaaaaacacatgtgATAGATTTTGAGCATTAAAAATTATTGGGATTCAAAACTAAACAGCGGCGTATAAAATCCACGTTAAGAGTAAAAAAATATCGATATACTTAATGTACTAGCTTTGCGCGAATAAACACAAACatatatataagtattataatgATTAACTACTTCTACCTACGGTTGTACAGTAAgctctgcagcttactgtacattgactaggt is a window of Cydia splendana chromosome 1, ilCydSple1.2, whole genome shotgun sequence DNA encoding:
- the LOC134798282 gene encoding QRFP-like peptide receptor; the encoded protein is MLEEILENLVSTYVHSQFTCRVQWFSILCLWNGGILIMTAISIERYIAICHPLKVKTNPDCRRVVKIIVILWLVSIAEAVFDTLDVDAWKVRETWVCHAIPTLRVRVVNGAQAIVSFVIPLIIMTFVYMSIMLKVNCKRRKSSRDKWWSVAWRVSNFNCWLSVVLNPIMFSLVSSKFRKSFKSKLPMTGKVIIVTGANSGLGFETAKDLAKRGGRVIMACRNEHRALAARDSIIKETGNPEVVYKHLDMSSLASVRRFVEDIDNTEKRLDVLVNNAGVNGCGDRFTEDGIVEEMQMVNKSE